The genomic segment TGAATTGCTCTATTTTATCTGCCCCGAATACGTCGAAACACATTTTACGCGGATATTGTCCATGATCTTCGATGACGTATTCCTGTGCTTTCCACTCATTACCTGATGCTTTGGAAACTCCGCCTCTGGGCTGGAGTATAGCGATGATTTTTCCTGTAAATTCCATTGTTCTCTTTTTAAATGATGCGGCGAAGTTACAATTTTTTAGGGATATGAAACGAATAAACGGCTGTTTTTTCTTACTATTTCTTTGTCGTAGGGAATTCTTTTTTTAACTTTGTCCGTTAGTTAACAAGTTAGCTGAAATTAAAACTTAAATACACAGAATATATGAAATTTATCGTTTCGAGTACTGCGCTCTCCAGCCATTTGCAGGCTATCAGCCGCGTGATTAATTCGAAGAATGCGCTGCCTATTTTGGATTGTTTCCTCTTTGAACTACAAGACGGAACACTGTCTGTAACTGTTTCTGATAGCGAAACAACCATGGTTACTACGGTCGAAGTGAACGAAAGTGATACTGACGGACGTTTTGCTGTGACTGCCAAGACTTTGTTGGATGCTTTAAAGGAGATTCCCGAACAGCCGTTGACGTTTGACATCAACACAGACTCTTTGGAGATTACGGTACAGTATCAGAACGGTAAATATAGCCTGATGGGACAGAATGCGGATGAATTCCCGCAGTCGGCTATGTTGGGCGACAACGCTGTTCGTGTGGAAATGGATGCACAGGTGCTACTGGGCGGCATCAACCGCGCGGTGTTTGCTACTGCTGATGATGAACTGCGTCCTGTTATGAACGGTATTTATTTCGATATTACGACTGAAGATATCACAATGGTAGCTTCTGACGGCCATAAGCTGGTGCGTTGTAAGACGCTGGCGGCTAAGGGCAACGAACGTGCAGCTTTCATTCTGCCCAAGAAACCTGCCAACTTGATGAAGAACTTGTTGCCGAAAGAGCAGGGCATGGTAACTATCGAATTTGATGAACGTAACGCCGTTGTGACATTGGAGAACTACCGTATGGTGTGTCGTTTGATTGAAGGACGCTATCCGAACTATAATTCGGTAATTCCGCAGAACAATCCCTATAAAGTGACGGTAGACCGTCAGCAGTTGATTGGTGCACTGCGTCGTGTGTCTATTTTTTCCTCACAGGCAAGTAGCCTCATCAAACTTCGTATGCAGGAGAACCAGATTGTGATTTCTGCACAGGACATTGATTTCTCCACTTCAGCAGAGGAAACACAGACATGCCAGTACGCCGGTAATCCGATGAGTATTGGTTTTAAGTCTACTTTCCTGATTGATATTCTGAATAATATATCTGCGGATGAAGTAGTTATCGAACTGGCTGACCCGTCACGCGCCGGTGTCATTGTCCCGGTAGAACAGGAAGAAAACGAAGATCTGCTGATGTTGTTGATGCCTATGATGCTGAATGATTAATAATAAATACTGTTGATACGAAGACGGGTTGACCGGTTAACAAGGCAGGGAGAGGACATTGCATGAACTCTCTTTCAGTTAATGGTCAACTCGTCTTCGTATCAACAATAAAAATAGAGCAATGAAGTTAAATCTGAAAAATCCGATTGTCTTTTTTGATTTGGAGACTACGGGAACAAATATCAACTCCGACCGAATAGTCGAAATCTGTTATCTCAAGGTATATCCCAACGGGAATGAGGAATCCAAGACCATGCGCATCAATCCCGAAATGCATATTCCGGCAGAAGCTTCTGCCGTTCATGGCATTTATGATGAAGATGTGGCGGATTGTCCGACCTTTAAGGAAGTGGCACGCAGTATTGCCAATGATATTGAAGGCTGTGACCTTGCGGGTTTCAATTCCAACCGTTTCGATATTCCGGTATTGGCGGAGGAATTCTTGCGTGCAGATGTGGACATTGACATGAGCCGCCGTAAGTTTGTGGATGTGCAGGTTATCTTCCATAAAATGGAGCAACGCACCTTGTCTGCTGCTTATAAATTCTATTGCGGTAAGAATCTGGAAGATGCCCATACGGCAGAGGCCGATACACGTGCAACCTATGAGGTGCTGATGTCACAATTGGATCGTTATCCTGAATTGCAAAATGATGTGGCTTTCTTGTCGGATTATTCCAGTTTCAACAAGAATGTAGACTTTGCAGGACGTATGGTTTACGATGATAAAGGGGTGGAAGTATTTAACTTTGGCAAATATAAGGGTATGTCGGTGGCTGATGTGTTGAGACGTGATCCGGGGTATTACAGTTGGATACTGAACAGTGATTTTACACTGAATACCAAAGCTATGCTGACTAAAATCCGTTTGCGTGAATTTACTCAGAAGTAACGGGTACGCTGGCAAGAAATGTTGCACTTATAATTAAAAACTTAGTAATTAGATTTCATGGCAAATCCACTGAAAGGAAAGAAAATAGTGCTGGGTATTACAGGAAGCATTGCTGCCTATAAAGCCTGCTACATCATTCGTGGACTTATAAAACGAGGAGCAGAAGTGCAAGTCGTTATAACTCCTGCGGGAAAAGAATTTATAACTCCTATTACCTTGTCGGCATTGACGAGCAAGCCTGTCATTAGCGAGTTTTTTGCACAGCGTGACGGTACGTGGAATAGCCATGTGGATTTGGGCTTGTGGGCGGATGCCATGCTGATAGCTCCGGCTACGGCTTCCACCATCGGCAAAATGGCAAATGGTATTGCCGACAATATGCTGATAACTACCTATCTGTCTGCTAAAGCTCCCGTCTTTGTTGCCCCGGCAATGGATTTGGATATGTATGCTCATCCGTCCACCCAAAAGAATTTGGAGACGCTCCGTTCATATGGCAATCATATTATAGAGCCGGGAACAGGTGAGTTGGCGAGTCATTTGGTTGGCAAAGGGAGAATGGAGGAACCGGAAGTAATAATCCGTCATTTGGAGGAATTTTTTGCAGCGAAAGAGGGTGAACTGGTAGGGAAAAGGATTATGATAACTACAGGACCGACATATGAGAAAATTGATCCGGTGCGTTTCATCGGTAATTACTCATCGGGCAAAATGGGCTTTGCGCTTGCCGATGAATGTGCGGCGAGAGGGGCGGAAGTTATTTTGGTTTCCGGCCCTGTGCAACTACACACTCATTATCCCATGCATCAGCATCTTTGTGTGGAGTCTGCTGGACAGATGTTCGATGCGGCCACATCCTTGTTTTACAATGTTGATGTTGCCATTATGGCTGCTGCTGTTGCCGATTACACGC from the Bacteroides eggerthii genome contains:
- a CDS encoding 3'-5' exonuclease: MKLNLKNPIVFFDLETTGTNINSDRIVEICYLKVYPNGNEESKTMRINPEMHIPAEASAVHGIYDEDVADCPTFKEVARSIANDIEGCDLAGFNSNRFDIPVLAEEFLRADVDIDMSRRKFVDVQVIFHKMEQRTLSAAYKFYCGKNLEDAHTAEADTRATYEVLMSQLDRYPELQNDVAFLSDYSSFNKNVDFAGRMVYDDKGVEVFNFGKYKGMSVADVLRRDPGYYSWILNSDFTLNTKAMLTKIRLREFTQK
- the coaBC gene encoding bifunctional phosphopantothenoylcysteine decarboxylase/phosphopantothenate--cysteine ligase CoaBC, whose amino-acid sequence is MANPLKGKKIVLGITGSIAAYKACYIIRGLIKRGAEVQVVITPAGKEFITPITLSALTSKPVISEFFAQRDGTWNSHVDLGLWADAMLIAPATASTIGKMANGIADNMLITTYLSAKAPVFVAPAMDLDMYAHPSTQKNLETLRSYGNHIIEPGTGELASHLVGKGRMEEPEVIIRHLEEFFAAKEGELVGKRIMITTGPTYEKIDPVRFIGNYSSGKMGFALADECAARGAEVILVSGPVQLHTHYPMHQHLCVESAGQMFDAATSLFYNVDVAIMAAAVADYTPEQVADKKIKREKTGDMSLNLKPTQDIAACLGEMKERYPGKILVGFALETNNEQYNAEDKLKRKNLDFIVLNSLNDKGAGFRCDTNKISIIDRSGKKDYPLKSKAEVAADIIDHLVEVMNS
- the dnaN gene encoding DNA polymerase III subunit beta, which encodes MKFIVSSTALSSHLQAISRVINSKNALPILDCFLFELQDGTLSVTVSDSETTMVTTVEVNESDTDGRFAVTAKTLLDALKEIPEQPLTFDINTDSLEITVQYQNGKYSLMGQNADEFPQSAMLGDNAVRVEMDAQVLLGGINRAVFATADDELRPVMNGIYFDITTEDITMVASDGHKLVRCKTLAAKGNERAAFILPKKPANLMKNLLPKEQGMVTIEFDERNAVVTLENYRMVCRLIEGRYPNYNSVIPQNNPYKVTVDRQQLIGALRRVSIFSSQASSLIKLRMQENQIVISAQDIDFSTSAEETQTCQYAGNPMSIGFKSTFLIDILNNISADEVVIELADPSRAGVIVPVEQEENEDLLMLLMPMMLND